The Colletotrichum higginsianum IMI 349063 chromosome 2, whole genome shotgun sequence genome has a segment encoding these proteins:
- a CDS encoding Brct domain-containing protein — translation MVRAIFRNLVIAAAGEFPSDCPSEQAAKEWAKLRQGRFSSDLDDSVTHLICTNEEFKNKRKNHRIKNAEKDKRKIHIINWDWYRFSCTHNKKLRERDFDFSSTRAKEKERFRKKRELEQRARNSMKGEKWINPDLYHVCTDKSFFEYKIELFRTSEDEDGAHHEKYQLYLFESHAKPHLYWFGVKFLKKRDNGRWWPHASERTSPTPGNLQQQFQQFLKFFELKTSIRWWDRIIKAGTREKIFFNYSPPTRGKPVGGSMKGDMYDKCLKSNKGWFHRWADLFGDDLPADLQIEDAAKKILDDIIDESCAFLEASSLLGDEESVQASQETYEGNIPGASADGKVWDEPHENSVMDSDSKVHENKGTL, via the exons ATGGTCAGAGCAATCTTCAGAAACCTCGTCATCGCGGCTGCTGGTGAGTTTCCAAGCGACTGTCCCAGCGAGCAAGCGGCTAAGGAGTGGGCAAAGTTGCGCCAAGGCCGGTTCTCATCCGACTTGGACGATTCTGTGACCCATCTCATTTGCACGAACGAAGAGTTCAAGAACAAGCGAAAGAACCATCGAA TCAAGAATGCAGAAAAAGACAAGAGAAAGATCCACATCATCAACTGGGACTGGTATAGGTTCTCTTGCACCCACAACAAGAAGCTTCGTGAGAGAGACTTTGATTTCTCCTCCACGAGagccaaggagaaggaaaggtTCAGAAAGAAGCGAGAATTGGAGCAGAGGGCCCGCAACTCCATGAAGGGAGAGAAATGGATCAATCCAG ATCTTTACCATGTCTGCACTGACAAGAGTTTCTTCGAGTACAAGATTGAACTCTTCAGAACTtcggaggacgaggacggggCTCATCACGAGAAGTACCAACTCTAC CTGTTCGAATCCCACGCCAAGCCGCACCTCTACTGGTTTGGTGTCAAGTTTCTCAAAAAAAGGGACAATGGCAGGTGGTGGCCACATGCCTCCGAGCGCACCAGCCCGACACCGGGAAACCTCCAGCAACAGTTCCAGCAGTTCCTGAAATTCTTTGAGCTCAAAACCAGTATCCGCTGGTGGGACAGAATCATCAAGGCTGGAACGCGTGAGAAAATCTTCTTCAACTACTCGCCGCCG ACTCGAGGCAAGCCTGTCGGAGGCAGTATGAAGGGAGACATGTACGATAAGTGTCTCAAGAGCAACAAAGGCTGGTTCCATCGCTGGGCAGATCTGTTTGGGGATGACCTGCCAGCCGATCTCCAAATTGAGGATGCGGCTAAGAAGATACTGGACGATATTATCGACGAATCGTGCGCATTTCTAGAGGCATCTTCACTTCTTGGTGATGAGGAGTCCGTCCAAGCATCACAAGAAACCTACGAAGGCAACATCCCGGGTGCTTCTGCTGATGGCAAAGTTTGGGATGAACCCCACGAAAATAGCGTCATGGACAGCGACTCTAAAGTGCACGAAAATAAAGGCACCTTGTAA
- a CDS encoding Tim10/DDP family zinc finger, with protein sequence MDALTKTEEAQLQQRLQKRQVKEFMNLFGNLVDHCFTSCVDDFTSKSLSSRETGCITRCIQKQMFSQQRLSERFQEHNAQMTAQMQQ encoded by the exons ATGGACGC CCTTACCAAGACCGAGGAAGCCCAGCTCCAGCAGAGACTGCAGAAGCGTCAAGTTAAGGAGTTTATGAAC CTCTTTGGCAACCTCGTCGACCACTGTTTCACCTCGTGCGTTGACGACTTCACCTCAAAgtccctctcctcccgcGAGACGGGCTGCATCACTCGCTGCATCCAGAAGCAGATGTTCTCCCAGCAGCGCCTCAGCGAGCGCTTCCAGGAGCACAACGCACAGATGACGGCTCAGATGCAGCAGTAA
- a CDS encoding Nucleoporin yields the protein MWVASVDQMMPKRLTSEPAPGSLSQLRLQTKTTSKFETRTAAIHVTPQPNQKFDIKVIKEDAQWLSRNAKVNLITALRATVVEFQSRPASHLTSTLSSQDIVNLQEASGVASMQSSALVPIAGAAQDAETIWADFEKEESRRQRIFQTYLAERRHFLMTAALVQENVLYTQPSASVLTTAGEPSTQTHLIPANDRPKYLDDLLTTYLQYVTDAIGRLAEGLEAVVEDKGLLGEELELEWMRTALTEVVHALTVVFQSIYGNGDSFVPSAVVGQWFGLMDNYGFLNGITAVS from the exons ATGTGGGTAGCCTCTGTTGACCAAATGATGCCGAAACGACTGACGTCCGAACCAGCTCCTGGAAGCTTATCGCAGCTGCGCTTGCAGACCAAGACGAC ATCGAAGTTCGAAACGAGGACAGCCGCCATTCACGTTACGCCCCAACCGAACCAGAAATTCGACATCAAAGTTATCAAGGAGGATGCGCAGTGGCTAAGCAGGAATGCCAAGGTCAACCTCATTACCGCGCTTCGAGCAACAGTGGTCGAGTTCCAGTCGCGGCCAGCAAGCCACCTGACAAGCACTCTTTCCTCCCAGGACATAGTCAACCTGCAAGAAGCTTCGGGCGTCGCGAGCATGCAATCATCCGCCCTAGTCCCAATTGCCGGTGCCGCGCAGGATGCAGAGACGATTTGGGCTGACTTCGAGAAAGAAGAGTCAAGGCGACAACGCATCTTCCAGACGTACCTTGCAGAAAGACGACATTTCTTGATGACTGCTGCGTTGGTGCAAGAGAATGTCCTATACACGCAGCCTTCGGCGTCAGTTCTAACAACAGCAGGCGAGCCGTCAACGCAAACACATTTGATCCCAGCCAACGATCGCCCGAAATACCTCGACGATCTCCTGACGacatacctgcagtacgtCACTGATGCTATCGGCCGGCTTGCCGAGGGTCTTGAAGCAGTTGTCGAGGACAAGGGCTTGCTTGGGGAGGAACTTGAGTTGGAATGGATGAGAACGGCCCTGACTGAAGTGGTCCATGCCCTGACGGTCGTCTTCCAGTCCATTTACGGCAATGGCGATTCGTTCGTGCCTTCTGCTGTGGTCGGCCAGTGGTTTGGTCTCATGGATAATTATGGGTTTCTGAATGGAATAACTGCGGTGAGTTGA
- a CDS encoding Nucleoporin — translation MDQPTDAISSLIMPLRSLICAISIKLLNPSRSIECLAEEAPEYRGDEDPYITAPAVLEQVHNAILAAANSDCESQSPIIFAWTVVVHRMFYSHHDRIEKRDALQNQRSQETFEAGVLIRPTTNRRLSAGSIVSLDGKSFDIFLNNVGLDKDLQVVEQLAVAVTSNGRAYEVLSEMALAIGGYSDGAFSPLLGSRVRLAYVDFLKATYPLVGYQSDSVTSLLSVLGAGQQYWDLSRPALHPSNDILAEVLQDSTAMEYYFHQALNRYPFELLPFLNICRTLANCVVADDRMDTVVNLLRKTPSLTFILPDDYQQYELAQEEDNTNTFYLLEDIPLFTPATAWNRRTRLDDAFRIPAETVGRFVTDTGRVVLMEYEHSALALLGKRLEVQLAPETYRSELDAFQPEETAETIALFATLLRAEVLKSERQGLSGETSLKSGLDLLEEIGKHVSGNKDLVAVVCETMDAYMQDEKATEGQGIAVINSCVQFLHAILPLCPTRVWSYLARCELLNSEAQAGKLAKITGNLDLVGDRYDLLLSAVRLFASLIDSVKSSAVQRKSGNKLVGRQKVSNNVWLGVADKVLGKVSLAIAQATVDVFETSSTWRFGSELYKTLLIRHVVPVMDHIVLYTYGMGDQESSETLTACLEPAASYIIDAFLSPSTGSLRFQPLLTTLVNGLQVPDSTFYQERLASAQEQLISALRFTTTLLRVANHLERSSEIFEDHLFKTSSILARLCAICEQFRRPALLLLEALVLSAARAHDDPPSLLGYLGPLLSRSFIQVLSQLDKPFLVAEDVQTTWKFFSTIVQNRQQWLSNCLLTGKTPRDALKGAKKDTSSTPNSVLATAFAKLKDIKELDITEALRILDFVASSQNHWPWTIFTMQKDSSFLDSLRLYVKDLSSFTVTSKADAVKAAIDAKMAAYIAEIFAMQLYHLRQMGGADVFAKSLVADLDYYLRDGVEVSSYNNSLHSNFAKNFTSKYPGVSLEAFKRTMLRPGELGRSYFYDLESATEMLSFDPGWHGRRDNGFRNEMGIANANLSLVDAQISLFHAWEFLLLELSSSLPDNDNIAKQMLQVAQQCLEANRSNQGPENIFMRIVEERADLSLLLIQRLVGRPISSQDVNQLLGTLFTIISAVEEPFNPGSISYYRTILKTIYVTLRAYSVADKKGLGASKSGGEGFSVTLTQTVLNLLDRVVAKGFRTLVALVHDPEAAVAPEDLALLTAILQACLNMPTIDQCQTQILNIMASYDAMHAATSLFSWADKLAINGDPIYGELSLLFLLELSTLPAVAEQMACDGLLSHLTSAGITNFMRRGNISPFSEAIGPQRCYSMWVKGVLPLLLNLLTALGGTVAPELGYVLNQFPLLLKSSVDRFEAPGASRTASREAPHYVTLLSVSEVHSLALLTRVIAALRTANTRDIPEIQWDASSLLENIDFWLSSRKLLRDRLLPLGQREVEWKSTKIGTPDEGGHLGNALENKVLSQLEAVRDVLSEDLEES, via the exons ATGGATCAGCCGACTGATGCGATCTCATCTCTCATCATGCCCCTGAGATCCCTCATCTGTGCGATTTCTATCAAGCTTCTGAACCCCTCGAGATCCATAGAATGTCTCGCGGAAGAGGCACCAGAATACCGCGGAGATGAGGACCCTTACATCACTGCGCCCGCGGTACTCGAACAGGTGCACAACGCAATCTTGGCGGCAGCGAATTCAGACTGCGAGAGTCAAAGCCCTATCATTTTTGCCTGGACCGTTGTCGTCCATCGCATGTTCTATTCACATCATGACCGAATTGAGAAGCGAGACGCCCTGCAGAACCAGCGATCCCAAGAGACATTCGAGGCCGGTGTACTGATTCGCCCCACCACCAATCGTCGTCTTTCTGCAGGAAGTATCGTGTCTCTTGATGGCAAGTCATTCGACATCTTCCTCAACAACGTAGGACTGGACAAAGACCTGCAGGTTGTGGAGCAGCTCGCGGTGGCCGTGACATCCAACGGACGAGCCTATGAAGTACTCTCCGAGATGGCACTCGCCATAGGTGGTTATAGCGACGGAGCCTTCTCGCCGCTTTTGGGCTCCAGAGTTCGGCTTGCGTATGTTGATTTCCTCAAGGCCACATATCCGCTTGTCGGGTATCAATCAGATTCAGTCACCTCCCTCCTGTCAGTCCTTGGAGCCGGTCAGCAATACTGGGACCTTTCGAGGCCCGCGCTACACCCCTCAAATGACATTTTGGCCGAGGTACTCCAGGACTCTACTGCAATGGAGTACTACTTCCATCAGGCCCTGAACCGATATCCTTTCGAACTCTTGCCATTCCTCAACATCTGCCGTACTCTGGCCAACTGCGTTGTCGCGGATGACCGGATGGATACAGTGGTCAACCTTCTGCGCAAAACCCCTTCTCTCACCTTCATTCTCCCCGACGACTACCAGCAATACGAGCTGGCACAGGAAGAGGACAACACCAACACATTCTACCTTCTTGAGGACATCCCACTGTTCACACCAGCCACTGCATGGAACAGACGAACCCGTCTTGATGATGCTTTCAGGATACCGGCTGAGACAGTTGGACGATTCGTTACAGATACGGGCCGTGTTGTTCTTATGGAATACGAGCATTCTGCACTTGCACTGCTTGGCAAGAGGCTGGAGGTTCAACTTGCGCCTGAGACTTATCGTAGCGAGTTGGATGCCTTCCAGCCAGAGGAGACAGCAGAGACGATCGCCCTCTTTGCAACGCTTCTCCGAGCTGAGGTGCTCAAGTCTGAGAGGCAAGGCCTGAGCGGCGAAACGTCTCTTAAGTCCGGACTGGACTTGCTGGAGGAGATTGGCAAACACGTCTCTGGAAACAAGGACCTTGTTGCAGTTGTTTGCGAGACTATGGATGCCTACATGCAAGATGAGAAGGCGACGGAAGGTCAAGGCATTGCGGTCATCAACTCATGCGTTCAGTTCTTGCACGCAATCCTGCCGTTGTGCCCAACCAGAGTCTGGTCATATCTGGCACGTTGTGAACTGCTCAACTCGGAAGCTCAAGCAGGCAAGCTTGCGAAGATTACTGGCAACCTCGATCTTGTTGGGGACCGATATGATCTCCTGCTCTCGGCTGTGCGTCTATTCGCTAGTCTCATTGACAGTGTCAAAAGTAGCGCTGTTCAACGCAAATCTGGCAACAAGCTGGTCGGCCGTCAAAAGGTCTCGAACAACGTTTGGCTGGGGGTGGCAGACAAAGTGCTGGGAAAGGTCAGTCTTGCCATTGCCCAGGCTACGGTCGATGTTTTCGAGACTTCGTCGACTTGGCGATTCGGGTCGGAGCTGTACAAGACCCTGCTCATTCGACATGTCGTTCCTGTCATGGACCACATCGTCTTGTATACGTACGGGATGGGGGACCAAGAAAGCTCAGAGACTCTCACTGCATGCCTGGAGCCTGCGGCGTCCTATATCATCGACGCATTTCTCTCGCCCTCGACTGGTTCTCTGAGGTTCCAGCCTCTCCTCACCACTTTGGTGAACGGCCTTCAGGTTCCTGACTCAACATTCTACCAAGAGAGACTGGCTTCTGCACAAGAACAGCTAATCTCGGCCTTGCGATTCACAACCACCTTGTTGCGGGTTGCAAACCACCTCGAGCGATCATCAGAGATATTCGAGGACCATCTCTTCAAGACATCGTCAATTCTGGCAAGACTCTGCGCCATTTGCGAGCAGTTCCGGCGACCAgcgcttctgcttctggaaGCTTTGGTCCTCAGCGCCGCCAGAGCACATGATGACCCTCCCTCGCTCCTGGGTTATCTTGGCCCTCTTCTGTCTCGGTCGTTTATCCAAGTTCTGTCACAACTCGACAAACCCTtccttgtcgccgaggacgtaCAAACGACATGGAAGTTCTTCTCCACAATTGTACAAAATCGTCAGCAATGGCTGTCCAACTGTCTCCTGACGGGTAAAACACCCAGAGATGCTCTCAAAGGCGCCAAGAAGGATACGTCGTCTACACCCAATTCCGTGCTCGCGACGGCTTTCGCAAAGCTCAAGGATATCAAGGAGCTGGATATTACCGAGGCACTTCGGATCCTGGACTTTGTCGCATCCTCCCAAAATCACTGGCCCTGGACTATTTTCACCATGCAGAAGGATTCATCATTTTTAGACTCGCTACGTCTATACGTCAAAGATCTAAGCAGCTTCACAGTGACCAGCAAGGCAGATGCTGTCAAGGCCGCTATCGATGCCAAGATGGCCGCTTACATTGCTGAAATATTCGCTATGCAACTCTACCACCTTCGCCAGatgggcggcgccgatgtcTTTGCCAAAAGCTTGGTGGCTGACCTGGATTATTACCTCCGAGACGGTGTCGAGGTCTCTAGCTACAACAACTCTCTGCACAGCAACTTTGCCAAGAACTTCACGAGCAAATACCCTGGAGTTTCGCTCGAGGCCTTCAAGCGGACAATGTTGAGACCCGGCGAGCTTGGCAGAAGCTATTTCTATGACCTGGAGAGTGCGACTGAGATGTTGAGCTTTGATCCTGGCTGGCACGGTCGCCGCGATAATGGTTTCCGCAACGAAATGGGAATTGCGAACGCCAACCTCTCCCTGGTCGATGCGCAAATC TCCCTGTTCCACGCCTGGGAATTCCTGTTGCTTGAACTCAGCAGCTCACTGCCGGATAACGACAACATCGCCAAGCAGATGCTTCAAGTTGCTCAGCAGTGCCTCGAGGCGAACCGATCCAACCAGGGCCCAGAAAACATTTTTATGCGCATCGTTGAAGAGCGAGCTGACTTGAGCTTGCTGCTTATTCAGCGTCTCGTCGGCAGGCCCATCTCGTCTCAAGACGTCAACCAGCTTCTGGGAACGTTGTTTACCATCATCAgtgccgtcgaggagccTTTCAACCCTGGCTCAATCTCGTACTACCGCACGATTCTTAAGACCATCTACGTCACGTTGCGCGCATACAGTGTAGCCGACAAGAAGGGCCTCGGTGCCTCGAAGAGCGGTGGGGAGGGATTCTCCGTCACTTTGACACAAACTGTTCTGAACCTCCTCGATCGGGTTGTTGCCAAGGGCTTCAGAACGCTCGTTGCGCTCGTGCACGACCCTGAAGCTGCCGTTGCACCCGAAGACTTGGCTCTTCTCACTGCTATCCTACAAGCCTGTCTCAACATGCCGACGATTGATCAATGCCAAACACAGATCCTCAACATCATGGCATCCTACGACGCCATGCATGCGGCGACATCGCTGTTCTCGTGGGCAGACAAGCTGGCCATCAATGGCGATCCTATATACGGTGAGCTGAGCTTGTTGTTTCTACTAGAGCTCTCCACCCTTCCGGCGGTGGCGGAACAAATGGCCTGTGACGGCCTGCTCAGCCATCTGACCTCAGCGGGCATCACCAATTTCATGCGCCGCGGAAACATCTCTCCTTTCTCCGAGGCTATCGGACCCCAGAGATGCTATAGCATGTGGGTAAAGGGTGTTTTGCCCCTGTTGCTAAACCTTTTGACCGCCCTTGGAGGTACCGTGGCGCCGGAACTTGGCTACGTTCTGAACCAATTTCCCCTGCTTCTAAAGTCGAGCGTCGACCGATTCGAGGCCCCTGGCGCTAGTCGAACCGCATCAAGAGAAGCGCCACACTACGTGACGCTTCTGTCTGTATCAGAGGTTCACTCGCTTGCGCTCTTGACAAGAGTCATTGCTGCTCTGCGGACGGCCAACACCAGAGACATCCCGGAGATACAATGGGATGCTTCCTCGCTGTTGGAAAACATCGACTTTTGGCTGTCGAGCCGGAAGCTGTTGCGCGACAGATTACTGCCGCTTGGACAGCGTGAGGTTGAGTGGAAGAGCACCAAGATCGGCACGCCTGACGAGGGTGGGCATCTGGGGAACGCTCTCGAGAACAAGGTGCTCTCCCAATTGGAGGCCGTGAGGGATGTATTGAGCGAAGACCTGGAGGAGTCTTGA
- a CDS encoding Multifunctional tryptophan biosynthesis protein, translated as MPSLDIIDHSPHHPDPSPPIPTASNLILIDNYDSFTWNVYQYLILEGANVTVFRNDKITLAELIDKKPTQLIISPGPGHPTTDSGVSRDAIKHFSGKIPIFGVCMGQQCIFDVYGGEVGSAGEWLHGKTSPLTHDAKGVYAGLRQGLPVTRYHSLAGTRVTLPSCLEVTSWVATEDGSPGIIQGVRHKEYTIEGVQFHPESILTAEGRTILRNFLQLQGGTWEENAQLQKGSATNDGTAKTAASAPTASKKNNILQQIYAHRKASVTAQKLIPSQRPADLQAAYDLNAAPPLVPFVDRLRQTPFDVSLMAEIKRASPSKGVFDININAPTQARKYALAGASVISVLTEPEWFKGSIEDLRAVRQVLNGMPNRPAILRKEFIFEEYQILEARLAGADTVLLIVKMLETELLERLYKYSLSLGMEPLVEVQTAEEMTTALKLGSKAIGVNNRNLESFEVDMNTTSRLRSMVPENTIICALSGINSHKDVILCKNDGVNAVLVGEAIVRAPDTTKFIRELCSGTDAEAESVATHPLFVKICGTRTPEAALEAVKSGADLVGICLVPGAKRCISDETAAAISEAVHSFTPSSTRAPSNVPTKSATDYYTASVARLSSPRPLLAGIFQNQPLDEVLEKQKRFSLDIVQLHGNEPIEWANLIPVPVIRAFKPGNIGIGLRGYHTIPLLDSGAGSGKLIDVSSVKDILAKDAELQVFLAGGLNPDNVLDAVKAVGEFSNRIVGVDVSSGVEDDGKQSLEKIRSFVKNAKSFR; from the coding sequence ATGCCGTCCTTGGACATTATCGATCACTCACCCCACCATCCGGACCCCTCGCCACCTATTCCGACGGCCTCTAACTTGATTTTGATTGACAACTACGACTCTTTCACCTGGAACGTTTATCAGTATCTTATCCTCGAAGGCGCAAACGTGACTGTCTTCAGAAATGATAAGATCACTCTGGCAGAGCTGATCGACAAGAAGCCGACACAGCTGATCATCAGCCCTGGGCCTGGACATCCCACTACCGACTCTGGGGTTAGTCGAGATGCCATCAAGCACTTTTCCGGCAAAATTCCCATATTCGGCGTATGCATGGGACAGCAGTGTATTTTTGACGTCTATGGAGGCGAGGTTGGGTCCGCGGGAGAATGGCTTCACGGCAAGACGTCTCCTTTGACGCATGATGCTAAGGGTGTTTACGCTGGTCTGCGTCAAGGTCTTCCGGTCACTCGATACCACTCACTCGCCGGTACCCGTGTTACCCTTCCGAGCTGCCTGGAAGTCACTTCTTGGGTTGCAACAGAGGACGGGTCTCCCGGCATTATTCAAGGTGTGCGGCACAAGGAGTACACCATCGAGGGCGTCCAATTCCACCCGGAGAGTATTCTCACCGCCGAGGGTCGCACAATACTCCGCAACTTCTTGCAGCTTCAAGGCGGTACTTGGGAGGAGAACGCCCAACTCCAGAAGGGCTCTGCAACCAATGACGGTACCGCCAAGACCGCGGCTTCTGCGCCGACTGCgagcaagaagaacaacaTCTTGCAACAAATCTACGCCCACCGTAAGGCTTCAGTTACCGCTCAGAAACTGATTCCCTCACAAAGACCTGCGGACCTGCAGGCTGCCTACGATCTCAATGCCGCCCCACCCCTGGTCCCATTCGTTGACCGTTTGCGCCAAACTCCATTCGATGTGTCTCTTATGGCAGAGATCAAACGAGCTTCGCCTTCGAAGGGTGTTTTCGACATCAATATCAACGCTCCGACCCAGGCCCGAAAATACGCCCTTGCAGGCGCCAGTGTTATCTCCGTTCTGACTGAGCCTGAGTGGTTCAAGGGGAGCATTGAGGACCTTCGGGCCGTGAGACAAGTGTTGAACGGCATGCCCAATAGACCGGCAATCCTTCGCAAGGAGTTCATTTTTGAGGAGTACCAGATCCTCGAGGCTAGACTAGCTGGTGCCGACACCGTTCTGCTAATCGTTAAGATGTTGGAGACAGAACTGCTGGAGAGGTTGTACAAGTACTCTCTCTCCTTGGGAATGGAGCCGCTGGTCGAGGTTCAGACTGCCGAAGAGATGACGACTGCTTTGAAGCTTGGTTCCAAGGCTATCGGCGTCAATAATCGCAATCTGGAGAGTTTCGAAGTCGACATGAACACAACAAGCAGGCTGAGAAGCATGGTCCCGGAGAACACCATCATCTGCGCTCTCAGCGGCATAAACAGTCACAAGGATGTCATCTTGTGCAAAAATGATGGGGTCAATGCTGTGCTCGTTGGAGAAGCCATCGTCAGAGCACCAGATACAACAAAGTTCATCAGAGAATTGTGCTCGGGAaccgatgccgaggccgaatCAGTCGCGACCCATCCACTGTTCGTCAAAATTTGCGGTACACGAACCCCCGAGGCTGCCCTCGAGGCTGTGAAATCCGGTGCTGACCTTGTCGGCATTTGTCTGGTTCCGGGAGCAAAACGCTGCATATCAGAtgagacggcggcggcgatctctGAGGCAGTGCACTCCTTCACACCGTCGAGCACACGCGCGCCATCAAACGTACCTACAAAGTCTGCCACAGACTATTACACAGCTTCTGTTGCCAGACTGTCAAGCCCCCGTCCTCTTCTCGCTGGAATCTTCCAAAATCAACCCCTGGATGAGGTTCTagagaagcagaagcgcTTCAGCCTGGACATTGTTCAGCTCCACGGGAATGAACCCATCGAGTGGGCAAATCTTATCCCTGTCCCCGTCATCCGGGCCTTCAAGCCTGGCAATATCGGCATCGGTCTGCGCGGCTATCATACGATCCCCTTACTTGACTCCGGTGCGGGCTCTGGCAAGCTTATTGACGTCTCCAGCGTCAAAGATATACTTGCAAAAGACGCCGAACTTCAAGTCTTTCTTGCTGGTGGCCTGAACCCTGACAACGTGCTTGACGCGGTCAAGGCTGTGGGTGAGTTCAGCAACCGCATTGTGGGTGTCGACGTCAGCAGTGGGGTGGAGGATGATGGCAAGCAAAGCTTGGAGAAAATCAGATCGTTCGTCAAGAATGCGAAAAGCTTTCGATAG
- a CDS encoding Smr domain-containing protein, translating into MSIPMSRLGGRAFNHANDDDDSEIEREYDRLRDAAREEANKRNQCFERSQQAYQSGDGAAAKELSNEGKRHAQRMEDFNRQASEFIFRENNAAGRVTGSCVDLHGQFVEEAERILEERIRADRARGQDHLHAIVGKGNHSTGHVQKLKPRIEEICREMGLNYSTEENAGRIYINLQGGDATMPPPPQVGGGHHGGQHHGGQQQPHHGGQQQPHHGGQQQHGGQQQGQDETTDLVVKILKKLEKACCVVM; encoded by the exons ATGTCTATCCCCATGAGCCGGCTGGGCGGTCGCG CCTTCAACcacgccaacgacgacgacgactctgAAATCGAACGCGAGTATGATCGCCTGCGCGATGCCGCCCGCGAGGAGGCCAACAAGCGCAACCAGTGCTTCGAGCGC TCCCAGCAAGCCTACCAATccggcgacggcgcagccgccaaggagctctCCAATGAGGGCAAACGCCACGCGCAGCGCATGGAGGACTTCAACCGGCAGGCCTCCGAGTTCATCTTCCGGGAAAACAACGCTGCGGGGCGGGTGACGGGCAGCTGCGTTGACCTGCACGGGCAGTTCGTCGAAGAGGCGGAGCGCATCTTGGAGGAGCGGATCCGGGCGGACCGCGCGCGCGGCCAAGACCACCTGCACGCTATCGTCGGCAAGGGAAACCACTCGACGGGTCACGTACAGAAGTTGAAGCCGCGCATTGAGGAGATCTGCCGAGAGATGGGGCTGAATTATTCGACGGAGGAGAACGCCGGGAGGATCTATATCAATCTCCAAGGCGGGGacgcgacgatgccgccgccgccgcaggtCGGAGGTGGACACCATGGCGGCCAGCATCATGgtggacagcagcagccgcatcACGgtggccagcagcagccgcacCATGGCGGCCAGCAACAACACGGCGGGCAACAGCAGGGCCAGGACGAGACCACCGATTTGGTCGTCAAAATCCTCAAGAAGCTTGAGAAGGCTTGCTGCGTTGTCATGTAG